GCACGTCTTATTCTTCCGACTGTTGCCAACGGTAAATCCGATGATGAGGTTGCAAAGGAAAAGGCAGAGAAGATGCCAAGGCTTGCTACCATGGGTATTACCGAAGACAACATTAACGATGTGCTTGACACAAATCGTCTGGTTCCCGGAAGGGATGTTATATTCTCGGCCACAGGTGTCACCTCAGGACCCATACTTAACGGAGTAAGCCTGTTCGGCGAAGGTGATGCAAGGGTACACAGTATTACAATGGGCAGCTCCGGTGTTGTCAAATTTACAGATACTATTTATATCCACGATAAGGAAGAAACGCCTCTGCGTTACCAGTAATCTAAAATGAAGGTTCACGTATCTACCTACGGATGCTCTGCAAGTCAGGCATCCGCAGAAATTATGAAAGCTGCTATCCGGGATAGTAAACACTCTCTTGTTCCCGAGAAGGATGCCGATGTACTGCTTATCAACACATGCACTGTAAAATATTCCACAGAACAGAAGATCCTGCACAAGATAAGGCAGGCAGGAGAACTTGGTAAAGAAGTGATTGTAGCCGGCTGCATGCCCGAGGTACAGCTTGACGATATCCTGGCTCAGAATCCCGAAGCTCACATCCTTGGCGTCAATTCAATCTCAAAGGTTTCCCAGATCCTTGATTCCCTTGATTCCGGGAAGAAAGGAACCCAGTTCTTCCAGCAGGAGCCGGAGGGTTTCCAGAACGTAGCTCGCATGCGCTTCAATCCCAACATACACATCTGCCAGCTCTCCCAGGGGTGTAACTATTCCTGCGCCTACTGTATTGTCAGTATTGCCCGGGGAAAGCTAAGGTCCTTTGAACCTGAGGAAATCCTTGAGGATATCAAAAGTGCTATTTCCGAAGGTTGCCGGGAGATATGGCTGACCTCGCAGGATAACGGTCAGTATGGAGCAGATAGGGATGTGCTGCTTCCTGAACTGCTGAATATGATCTGCAGGATACCCGGTGACTTCAAGGTGCGTGTGGGTATGATGAATCCTTTTTCTGTAATCCCCATTCTGGATGATCTGCTTGATGCCTTTGAGAATGAGAAAGTATACAAGTTATTGCATCTTCCCATACAGTCAGCTTCTGATAGTGTTCTTGAA
The window above is part of the Methanolobus zinderi genome. Proteins encoded here:
- a CDS encoding tRNA (N(6)-L-threonylcarbamoyladenosine(37)-C(2))-methylthiotransferase: MKVHVSTYGCSASQASAEIMKAAIRDSKHSLVPEKDADVLLINTCTVKYSTEQKILHKIRQAGELGKEVIVAGCMPEVQLDDILAQNPEAHILGVNSISKVSQILDSLDSGKKGTQFFQQEPEGFQNVARMRFNPNIHICQLSQGCNYSCAYCIVSIARGKLRSFEPEEILEDIKSAISEGCREIWLTSQDNGQYGADRDVLLPELLNMICRIPGDFKVRVGMMNPFSVIPILDDLLDAFENEKVYKLLHLPIQSASDSVLERMNRYHSIEEANNVIRSFRERFDDLTLFTDIIVGYPDESEEDLLKTRQWIEEFRPDKVNISRYTPRPLTKALEYRQIDSRIIVSRSNELHELCEKIKLDTKNSMIGREFTVFLSKEAKQQGMMARTASYLPVVIPECSPDSGASPGTFCRVSIYDATPGYFLGNIIS